Proteins encoded within one genomic window of Primulina huaijiensis isolate GDHJ02 unplaced genomic scaffold, ASM1229523v2 scaffold208132, whole genome shotgun sequence:
- the LOC140966854 gene encoding uncharacterized protein isoform X3, whose product MALQKINLIFCLTYYIFGVFSRLSFQVGDIKTYRTCASDASALEPCSGLPYKEKDNIFFQMANKLLRGLRRVSLPSVLSFALPFRQILVAPEPIFILSRPSSHLPRNPKNCLQVVPLLQRRSLSHGSVNLVISPEGKPKFETHEIDPPKKEKWKTKKRLKLQRKREKQMRKAANKRDPRWLGVKGKKKRQRFSNAEERIKYKLENARIKENLLIERLKRYEVSKAQGPLVEPCVLSGEERFYMKKMAQKSSNYCPVGRRGIFGGVILNMHLHWKKHETVKVICKPCKPGQVQEYADDIARLSGGIPIQIIGDDTIVFYRGKNYVQPKVMSPVDTLSKKRALEKSKYEQSLDSVRRFIAIAEKELELYLRHVALYGDPNDRDPKSILNQPRRKDEPRNKNYPVKKNNSTAGDGSERCSSSASDFVDQELSEVEDINIDNNDSSDYEDDDLLVEDLDSSNEIFRDQIIYRDRKY is encoded by the exons atggccctacaaaaaattaatttgatattttgcttaacttattatatatttgggGTGTTTTCTCGTCTTAGTTTCCAG GTAGGAGACATAAAAACATATAGAACATGTGCAAGCGACGCTAGTGCACTAGAACCATGTTCAGGGTTGCCTTACAAGGAAAAGGACAACATTTTCTTTCAGATGGCGAATAAACTGCTCCGAGGTCTGCGCAGAGTCTCACTGCCTTCAGTTCTTAGCTTTGCCCTTCCTTTCAG GCAAATTCTTGTTGCTCCAGAACCCATTTTCATTCTCTCTAGGCCTTCATCACACTTGCCTCGAAACCCAAAAAATTGTTTGCAGGTGGTTCCACTATTGCAGAGGAGAAGCTTGAGTCACGGGTCAGTGAATCTGGTCATATCACCAGAGGGAAAGCCCAAGTTTGAGACCCACGAGATTGATCCTCCAAAGAAGGAGAAATGGAAGACAAAGAAAAGGCTGAAGCTACAGAGGAAGAGAGAGAAACAAATGAGAAAGGCTGCCAATAAGAGAGACCCCAGGTGGCTTGGGGTCAAAGGGAAGAAAAAGAGGCAGAGATTTTCTAATGCTGAGGAAAGGATAAAGTACAAGCTTGAAAAT GCCAGAATCAAGGAAAATTTACTGATAGAAAGGCTGAAACGGTATGAAGTATCCAAAGCTCAGGGTCCTTTAGTTGAACCCTGTGTATTATCTGGTGAGGAGCGATTTTATATGAAGAAGATGGCTCAAAAAAGTTCCAATTATTGTCCGGTTGGCAGAAGAGGGATCTTTGGTGGAGTTATCCTTAATATGCATCTGCACTGGAAGAAACATGAAACGGTCAAGGTCATCTGCAAACCTTGCAAGCCTGGCCAAGTACAAGAATATGCCGATGACATTGCTAGGTTAAGTGGTGGAATTCCAATCCAGATTATCGGAGATGATACCATAGTTTTTTATCGAGGAAAGAACTATGTGCAGCCAAAGGTTATGTCACCAGTTGATACATTATCGAAGAAACGG GCACTGGAAAAATCCAAATACGAACAATCCCTCGACTCTGTAAGACGCTTCATTGCCATAGCAGAGAAGGAGCTGGAACTATATCTCCGGCACGTTGCACTTTATGGCGATCCAAACGATAGGGATCCCAAATCAATACTCAATCAACCAAGGAGGAAAGACGAACCACGTAATAAAAATTATCCGGTGAAAAAAAACAACTCTACTGCTGGAGATGGTTCAGAACGATGTTCATCATCAGCGTCTGATTTTGTTGATCAAGAACTTTCTGAAGTTGAGGATATTAACATAGACAATAACGACTCATCAGATTACGAGGATGATGATCTGCTCGTCGAGGACCTGGATTCGTCTAATGAAATTTTTAGGGACCAAATAATCTATCGAGATAGAAAGTATTGA
- the LOC140966854 gene encoding uncharacterized protein isoform X1, translating into MDGMFSSINRVVHQLSLYLVYNSVIITTAAALPCDETHLKTKHVGDIKTYRTCASDASALEPCSGLPYKEKDNIFFQMANKLLRGLRRVSLPSVLSFALPFRQILVAPEPIFILSRPSSHLPRNPKNCLQVVPLLQRRSLSHGSVNLVISPEGKPKFETHEIDPPKKEKWKTKKRLKLQRKREKQMRKAANKRDPRWLGVKGKKKRQRFSNAEERIKYKLENARIKENLLIERLKRYEVSKAQGPLVEPCVLSGEERFYMKKMAQKSSNYCPVGRRGIFGGVILNMHLHWKKHETVKVICKPCKPGQVQEYADDIARLSGGIPIQIIGDDTIVFYRGKNYVQPKVMSPVDTLSKKRALEKSKYEQSLDSVRRFIAIAEKELELYLRHVALYGDPNDRDPKSILNQPRRKDEPRNKNYPVKKNNSTAGDGSERCSSSASDFVDQELSEVEDINIDNNDSSDYEDDDLLVEDLDSSNEIFRDQIIYRDRKY; encoded by the exons ATCTCTATATCTTGTATATAATAGTGTAATAATTACGACAGCGGCTGCTTTACCATGTGACGAGACTCATTTGAAAACGAAGCAT GTAGGAGACATAAAAACATATAGAACATGTGCAAGCGACGCTAGTGCACTAGAACCATGTTCAGGGTTGCCTTACAAGGAAAAGGACAACATTTTCTTTCAGATGGCGAATAAACTGCTCCGAGGTCTGCGCAGAGTCTCACTGCCTTCAGTTCTTAGCTTTGCCCTTCCTTTCAG GCAAATTCTTGTTGCTCCAGAACCCATTTTCATTCTCTCTAGGCCTTCATCACACTTGCCTCGAAACCCAAAAAATTGTTTGCAGGTGGTTCCACTATTGCAGAGGAGAAGCTTGAGTCACGGGTCAGTGAATCTGGTCATATCACCAGAGGGAAAGCCCAAGTTTGAGACCCACGAGATTGATCCTCCAAAGAAGGAGAAATGGAAGACAAAGAAAAGGCTGAAGCTACAGAGGAAGAGAGAGAAACAAATGAGAAAGGCTGCCAATAAGAGAGACCCCAGGTGGCTTGGGGTCAAAGGGAAGAAAAAGAGGCAGAGATTTTCTAATGCTGAGGAAAGGATAAAGTACAAGCTTGAAAAT GCCAGAATCAAGGAAAATTTACTGATAGAAAGGCTGAAACGGTATGAAGTATCCAAAGCTCAGGGTCCTTTAGTTGAACCCTGTGTATTATCTGGTGAGGAGCGATTTTATATGAAGAAGATGGCTCAAAAAAGTTCCAATTATTGTCCGGTTGGCAGAAGAGGGATCTTTGGTGGAGTTATCCTTAATATGCATCTGCACTGGAAGAAACATGAAACGGTCAAGGTCATCTGCAAACCTTGCAAGCCTGGCCAAGTACAAGAATATGCCGATGACATTGCTAGGTTAAGTGGTGGAATTCCAATCCAGATTATCGGAGATGATACCATAGTTTTTTATCGAGGAAAGAACTATGTGCAGCCAAAGGTTATGTCACCAGTTGATACATTATCGAAGAAACGG GCACTGGAAAAATCCAAATACGAACAATCCCTCGACTCTGTAAGACGCTTCATTGCCATAGCAGAGAAGGAGCTGGAACTATATCTCCGGCACGTTGCACTTTATGGCGATCCAAACGATAGGGATCCCAAATCAATACTCAATCAACCAAGGAGGAAAGACGAACCACGTAATAAAAATTATCCGGTGAAAAAAAACAACTCTACTGCTGGAGATGGTTCAGAACGATGTTCATCATCAGCGTCTGATTTTGTTGATCAAGAACTTTCTGAAGTTGAGGATATTAACATAGACAATAACGACTCATCAGATTACGAGGATGATGATCTGCTCGTCGAGGACCTGGATTCGTCTAATGAAATTTTTAGGGACCAAATAATCTATCGAGATAGAAAGTATTGA
- the LOC140966854 gene encoding uncharacterized protein isoform X4 has product MCLQGVCYSVGDIKTYRTCASDASALEPCSGLPYKEKDNIFFQMANKLLRGLRRVSLPSVLSFALPFRQILVAPEPIFILSRPSSHLPRNPKNCLQVVPLLQRRSLSHGSVNLVISPEGKPKFETHEIDPPKKEKWKTKKRLKLQRKREKQMRKAANKRDPRWLGVKGKKKRQRFSNAEERIKYKLENARIKENLLIERLKRYEVSKAQGPLVEPCVLSGEERFYMKKMAQKSSNYCPVGRRGIFGGVILNMHLHWKKHETVKVICKPCKPGQVQEYADDIARLSGGIPIQIIGDDTIVFYRGKNYVQPKVMSPVDTLSKKRALEKSKYEQSLDSVRRFIAIAEKELELYLRHVALYGDPNDRDPKSILNQPRRKDEPRNKNYPVKKNNSTAGDGSERCSSSASDFVDQELSEVEDINIDNNDSSDYEDDDLLVEDLDSSNEIFRDQIIYRDRKY; this is encoded by the exons ATGTGCTTGCAAGGTGTTTGTTATAGT GTAGGAGACATAAAAACATATAGAACATGTGCAAGCGACGCTAGTGCACTAGAACCATGTTCAGGGTTGCCTTACAAGGAAAAGGACAACATTTTCTTTCAGATGGCGAATAAACTGCTCCGAGGTCTGCGCAGAGTCTCACTGCCTTCAGTTCTTAGCTTTGCCCTTCCTTTCAG GCAAATTCTTGTTGCTCCAGAACCCATTTTCATTCTCTCTAGGCCTTCATCACACTTGCCTCGAAACCCAAAAAATTGTTTGCAGGTGGTTCCACTATTGCAGAGGAGAAGCTTGAGTCACGGGTCAGTGAATCTGGTCATATCACCAGAGGGAAAGCCCAAGTTTGAGACCCACGAGATTGATCCTCCAAAGAAGGAGAAATGGAAGACAAAGAAAAGGCTGAAGCTACAGAGGAAGAGAGAGAAACAAATGAGAAAGGCTGCCAATAAGAGAGACCCCAGGTGGCTTGGGGTCAAAGGGAAGAAAAAGAGGCAGAGATTTTCTAATGCTGAGGAAAGGATAAAGTACAAGCTTGAAAAT GCCAGAATCAAGGAAAATTTACTGATAGAAAGGCTGAAACGGTATGAAGTATCCAAAGCTCAGGGTCCTTTAGTTGAACCCTGTGTATTATCTGGTGAGGAGCGATTTTATATGAAGAAGATGGCTCAAAAAAGTTCCAATTATTGTCCGGTTGGCAGAAGAGGGATCTTTGGTGGAGTTATCCTTAATATGCATCTGCACTGGAAGAAACATGAAACGGTCAAGGTCATCTGCAAACCTTGCAAGCCTGGCCAAGTACAAGAATATGCCGATGACATTGCTAGGTTAAGTGGTGGAATTCCAATCCAGATTATCGGAGATGATACCATAGTTTTTTATCGAGGAAAGAACTATGTGCAGCCAAAGGTTATGTCACCAGTTGATACATTATCGAAGAAACGG GCACTGGAAAAATCCAAATACGAACAATCCCTCGACTCTGTAAGACGCTTCATTGCCATAGCAGAGAAGGAGCTGGAACTATATCTCCGGCACGTTGCACTTTATGGCGATCCAAACGATAGGGATCCCAAATCAATACTCAATCAACCAAGGAGGAAAGACGAACCACGTAATAAAAATTATCCGGTGAAAAAAAACAACTCTACTGCTGGAGATGGTTCAGAACGATGTTCATCATCAGCGTCTGATTTTGTTGATCAAGAACTTTCTGAAGTTGAGGATATTAACATAGACAATAACGACTCATCAGATTACGAGGATGATGATCTGCTCGTCGAGGACCTGGATTCGTCTAATGAAATTTTTAGGGACCAAATAATCTATCGAGATAGAAAGTATTGA
- the LOC140966854 gene encoding uncharacterized protein isoform X5: MANKLLRGLRRVSLPSVLSFALPFRQILVAPEPIFILSRPSSHLPRNPKNCLQVVPLLQRRSLSHGSVNLVISPEGKPKFETHEIDPPKKEKWKTKKRLKLQRKREKQMRKAANKRDPRWLGVKGKKKRQRFSNAEERIKYKLENARIKENLLIERLKRYEVSKAQGPLVEPCVLSGEERFYMKKMAQKSSNYCPVGRRGIFGGVILNMHLHWKKHETVKVICKPCKPGQVQEYADDIARLSGGIPIQIIGDDTIVFYRGKNYVQPKVMSPVDTLSKKRALEKSKYEQSLDSVRRFIAIAEKELELYLRHVALYGDPNDRDPKSILNQPRRKDEPRNKNYPVKKNNSTAGDGSERCSSSASDFVDQELSEVEDINIDNNDSSDYEDDDLLVEDLDSSNEIFRDQIIYRDRKY; encoded by the exons ATGGCGAATAAACTGCTCCGAGGTCTGCGCAGAGTCTCACTGCCTTCAGTTCTTAGCTTTGCCCTTCCTTTCAG GCAAATTCTTGTTGCTCCAGAACCCATTTTCATTCTCTCTAGGCCTTCATCACACTTGCCTCGAAACCCAAAAAATTGTTTGCAGGTGGTTCCACTATTGCAGAGGAGAAGCTTGAGTCACGGGTCAGTGAATCTGGTCATATCACCAGAGGGAAAGCCCAAGTTTGAGACCCACGAGATTGATCCTCCAAAGAAGGAGAAATGGAAGACAAAGAAAAGGCTGAAGCTACAGAGGAAGAGAGAGAAACAAATGAGAAAGGCTGCCAATAAGAGAGACCCCAGGTGGCTTGGGGTCAAAGGGAAGAAAAAGAGGCAGAGATTTTCTAATGCTGAGGAAAGGATAAAGTACAAGCTTGAAAAT GCCAGAATCAAGGAAAATTTACTGATAGAAAGGCTGAAACGGTATGAAGTATCCAAAGCTCAGGGTCCTTTAGTTGAACCCTGTGTATTATCTGGTGAGGAGCGATTTTATATGAAGAAGATGGCTCAAAAAAGTTCCAATTATTGTCCGGTTGGCAGAAGAGGGATCTTTGGTGGAGTTATCCTTAATATGCATCTGCACTGGAAGAAACATGAAACGGTCAAGGTCATCTGCAAACCTTGCAAGCCTGGCCAAGTACAAGAATATGCCGATGACATTGCTAGGTTAAGTGGTGGAATTCCAATCCAGATTATCGGAGATGATACCATAGTTTTTTATCGAGGAAAGAACTATGTGCAGCCAAAGGTTATGTCACCAGTTGATACATTATCGAAGAAACGG GCACTGGAAAAATCCAAATACGAACAATCCCTCGACTCTGTAAGACGCTTCATTGCCATAGCAGAGAAGGAGCTGGAACTATATCTCCGGCACGTTGCACTTTATGGCGATCCAAACGATAGGGATCCCAAATCAATACTCAATCAACCAAGGAGGAAAGACGAACCACGTAATAAAAATTATCCGGTGAAAAAAAACAACTCTACTGCTGGAGATGGTTCAGAACGATGTTCATCATCAGCGTCTGATTTTGTTGATCAAGAACTTTCTGAAGTTGAGGATATTAACATAGACAATAACGACTCATCAGATTACGAGGATGATGATCTGCTCGTCGAGGACCTGGATTCGTCTAATGAAATTTTTAGGGACCAAATAATCTATCGAGATAGAAAGTATTGA
- the LOC140966854 gene encoding uncharacterized protein isoform X2 produces MDGMFSSINRVVHQLSLYLVYNSVIITTAAALPCDETHLKTKHVGDIKTYRTCASDASALEPCSGLPYKEKDNIFFQMANKLLRGLRRVSLPSVLSFALPFRPSSHLPRNPKNCLQVVPLLQRRSLSHGSVNLVISPEGKPKFETHEIDPPKKEKWKTKKRLKLQRKREKQMRKAANKRDPRWLGVKGKKKRQRFSNAEERIKYKLENARIKENLLIERLKRYEVSKAQGPLVEPCVLSGEERFYMKKMAQKSSNYCPVGRRGIFGGVILNMHLHWKKHETVKVICKPCKPGQVQEYADDIARLSGGIPIQIIGDDTIVFYRGKNYVQPKVMSPVDTLSKKRALEKSKYEQSLDSVRRFIAIAEKELELYLRHVALYGDPNDRDPKSILNQPRRKDEPRNKNYPVKKNNSTAGDGSERCSSSASDFVDQELSEVEDINIDNNDSSDYEDDDLLVEDLDSSNEIFRDQIIYRDRKY; encoded by the exons ATCTCTATATCTTGTATATAATAGTGTAATAATTACGACAGCGGCTGCTTTACCATGTGACGAGACTCATTTGAAAACGAAGCAT GTAGGAGACATAAAAACATATAGAACATGTGCAAGCGACGCTAGTGCACTAGAACCATGTTCAGGGTTGCCTTACAAGGAAAAGGACAACATTTTCTTTCAGATGGCGAATAAACTGCTCCGAGGTCTGCGCAGAGTCTCACTGCCTTCAGTTCTTAGCTTTGCCCTTCCTTTCAG GCCTTCATCACACTTGCCTCGAAACCCAAAAAATTGTTTGCAGGTGGTTCCACTATTGCAGAGGAGAAGCTTGAGTCACGGGTCAGTGAATCTGGTCATATCACCAGAGGGAAAGCCCAAGTTTGAGACCCACGAGATTGATCCTCCAAAGAAGGAGAAATGGAAGACAAAGAAAAGGCTGAAGCTACAGAGGAAGAGAGAGAAACAAATGAGAAAGGCTGCCAATAAGAGAGACCCCAGGTGGCTTGGGGTCAAAGGGAAGAAAAAGAGGCAGAGATTTTCTAATGCTGAGGAAAGGATAAAGTACAAGCTTGAAAAT GCCAGAATCAAGGAAAATTTACTGATAGAAAGGCTGAAACGGTATGAAGTATCCAAAGCTCAGGGTCCTTTAGTTGAACCCTGTGTATTATCTGGTGAGGAGCGATTTTATATGAAGAAGATGGCTCAAAAAAGTTCCAATTATTGTCCGGTTGGCAGAAGAGGGATCTTTGGTGGAGTTATCCTTAATATGCATCTGCACTGGAAGAAACATGAAACGGTCAAGGTCATCTGCAAACCTTGCAAGCCTGGCCAAGTACAAGAATATGCCGATGACATTGCTAGGTTAAGTGGTGGAATTCCAATCCAGATTATCGGAGATGATACCATAGTTTTTTATCGAGGAAAGAACTATGTGCAGCCAAAGGTTATGTCACCAGTTGATACATTATCGAAGAAACGG GCACTGGAAAAATCCAAATACGAACAATCCCTCGACTCTGTAAGACGCTTCATTGCCATAGCAGAGAAGGAGCTGGAACTATATCTCCGGCACGTTGCACTTTATGGCGATCCAAACGATAGGGATCCCAAATCAATACTCAATCAACCAAGGAGGAAAGACGAACCACGTAATAAAAATTATCCGGTGAAAAAAAACAACTCTACTGCTGGAGATGGTTCAGAACGATGTTCATCATCAGCGTCTGATTTTGTTGATCAAGAACTTTCTGAAGTTGAGGATATTAACATAGACAATAACGACTCATCAGATTACGAGGATGATGATCTGCTCGTCGAGGACCTGGATTCGTCTAATGAAATTTTTAGGGACCAAATAATCTATCGAGATAGAAAGTATTGA